In Danaus plexippus chromosome 19, MEX_DaPlex, whole genome shotgun sequence, the following are encoded in one genomic region:
- the LOC116767854 gene encoding metaxin-1 isoform X1, with amino-acid sequence MASIELDIWKGEWGLASIDLECLKVLTYMKFIGLPVKVRESSNPFFTPKGALPVMKDGRTVLTNFEEVVQYLKSLHYSTDVHLNSNQSAEASAFTQYLRDKLYPAYQFTWWVDEKNYGDITRPAYAKALKLPFNFYYPSKYQKAAKDMVDALYGENTDLKEIEKTIYNEAEKCLKTLSDRLGESEYFFGNRPSSFDAIVFAYLAPLIKTPFPNATLSSHVKGIANLSRFVARISQKNFRSVADEYKKSSTRVSGVQTSGEAQFPNATRNKLLAGLFATLAMTGYALATGMFQKLSLWSWQHTLLVNKFRIAKKHFDKIQRLKAQKHAEQKTT; translated from the exons atggcTAGCATTGAATTAGATATATGGAAAGGAGAATGGGGACTTGCGTCTATAGATTTAGAATGCCTTAAAGTTCTG ACTTATATGAAGTTTATCGGATTACCAGTTAAAGTTCGGGAATCAAGCAATCCATTTTTCACGCCAAAAGGAGCCTTGCCAGTCATGAAAGATGGTAGAACTGTTCTTACAAATTTTGAAGAAGTAGTCCAATACCTTAAGTCATTG CATTATAGCACAgatgttcatttaaattcaaaccaGTCGGCTGAAGCTAGTGCATTTACTCAATATTTAAGGGATAAGTTGTATCCAGCATATCAGTTTACTTGGTGGGTTGATGAAAAGAATTATGGAGATATAACACGACCCGCATATGCCAAAGCTCTAAAATtaccatttaatttttactaccCATCAAAATATCAAAAGGCAGCTAAAGATATGGTTGATGCATTGTACGGTGAAAACACTGATTTAAAGGAAATTGAAAAAACA ataTACAATGAAGCAGAGAAGTGTCTTAAGACACTCTCAGATAGACTCGGTGAGAGTGAATATTTCTTTGGCAACCGGCCTTCTTCTTTTGATGCTATAGTGTTTGCTTACCTCGCACCCCTCATAAAGACTCCCTTCCCCAATGCAACTTTGTCTAGTCATGTGAAGGGTATAGCAAATTTAAGTAGATTTGTGGCTAGAATCAGCCAGAAAAATTTTAGATCTGTCGCGGATG AGTACAAGAAGTCATCGACTCGTGTGTCCGGCGTTCAGACCTCCGGCGAGGCTCAGTTCCCAAACGCCACTCGTAACAAGTTGTTGGCGGGACTGTTCGCGACGCTGGCTATGACGGGATACGCCCTCGCCACAGGAATGTTCCAG AAATTATCGTTATGGAGCTGGCAACACACGCTGCTAGTCAACAAATTCCGTATCGCTAAGAAACATTTCGACAAGATACAGAGGCTCAAGGCTCAGAAACACGCTGAGCAGAAGACGACATAG
- the LOC116767854 gene encoding metaxin-1 isoform X2 produces the protein MKSSVCRMLQKQTYMKFIGLPVKVRESSNPFFTPKGALPVMKDGRTVLTNFEEVVQYLKSLHYSTDVHLNSNQSAEASAFTQYLRDKLYPAYQFTWWVDEKNYGDITRPAYAKALKLPFNFYYPSKYQKAAKDMVDALYGENTDLKEIEKTIYNEAEKCLKTLSDRLGESEYFFGNRPSSFDAIVFAYLAPLIKTPFPNATLSSHVKGIANLSRFVARISQKNFRSVADEYKKSSTRVSGVQTSGEAQFPNATRNKLLAGLFATLAMTGYALATGMFQKLSLWSWQHTLLVNKFRIAKKHFDKIQRLKAQKHAEQKTT, from the exons ATGAAATCGTCTGTATGCCGTATGCTGCAAAAACAG ACTTATATGAAGTTTATCGGATTACCAGTTAAAGTTCGGGAATCAAGCAATCCATTTTTCACGCCAAAAGGAGCCTTGCCAGTCATGAAAGATGGTAGAACTGTTCTTACAAATTTTGAAGAAGTAGTCCAATACCTTAAGTCATTG CATTATAGCACAgatgttcatttaaattcaaaccaGTCGGCTGAAGCTAGTGCATTTACTCAATATTTAAGGGATAAGTTGTATCCAGCATATCAGTTTACTTGGTGGGTTGATGAAAAGAATTATGGAGATATAACACGACCCGCATATGCCAAAGCTCTAAAATtaccatttaatttttactaccCATCAAAATATCAAAAGGCAGCTAAAGATATGGTTGATGCATTGTACGGTGAAAACACTGATTTAAAGGAAATTGAAAAAACA ataTACAATGAAGCAGAGAAGTGTCTTAAGACACTCTCAGATAGACTCGGTGAGAGTGAATATTTCTTTGGCAACCGGCCTTCTTCTTTTGATGCTATAGTGTTTGCTTACCTCGCACCCCTCATAAAGACTCCCTTCCCCAATGCAACTTTGTCTAGTCATGTGAAGGGTATAGCAAATTTAAGTAGATTTGTGGCTAGAATCAGCCAGAAAAATTTTAGATCTGTCGCGGATG AGTACAAGAAGTCATCGACTCGTGTGTCCGGCGTTCAGACCTCCGGCGAGGCTCAGTTCCCAAACGCCACTCGTAACAAGTTGTTGGCGGGACTGTTCGCGACGCTGGCTATGACGGGATACGCCCTCGCCACAGGAATGTTCCAG AAATTATCGTTATGGAGCTGGCAACACACGCTGCTAGTCAACAAATTCCGTATCGCTAAGAAACATTTCGACAAGATACAGAGGCTCAAGGCTCAGAAACACGCTGAGCAGAAGACGACATAG
- the LOC116768143 gene encoding B-cell receptor-associated protein 31-like produces MSIQWVFIAGYLYFEIFFVMLMLLPIFSPRKWHKFFHSRLFFIFRERTAVYFYGLLGILCMFLIDSIREMRKYSHSSEGPTHLANEMKGSVKLFRAQRNFYITSFAIFLAYVIRRIITMILIQHELQVKADQIIKKAEETVKLAKTTVLENNLESQDYEEIKNRLDTTETIVEEQKIRIKELEEDATRWRLKYEEVRAAEGCGDN; encoded by the coding sequence ATGTCAATTCAGTGGGTTTTCATAGCTGGATATTTGTATTtcgagattttttttgtaatgttaatgTTGTTACCAATATTTAGTCCCAGAAAATGGcacaaattttttcattcacgacttttctttatatttcgaGAAAGAACAGCTGTCTATTTCTACGGTCTTCTAGGAATTTtgtgtatgtttttaatagaCTCTATTAGGGAAATGAGAAAGTATTCTCACTCTAGTGAAGGACCAACTCATTTAGCAAATGAAATGAAAGGTAGTGTGAAATTGTTCCGCGCTCAGAGAAACTTTTACATCACCAGTTTCGCTATATTTTTAGCTTACGTTATCAGAAGAATTATAACAATGATTCTTATCCAGCATGAGCTCCAAGTTAAAGCTgatcaaattattaagaaagcTGAAGAAACTGTTAAATTAGCCAAGACTACAGTTCTAGAAAATAATTTGGAATCACAGGACTATGAAGAAATTAAGAACAGGCTTGATACTACCGAGACTATCGTagaagaacaaaaaataagaataaaggaACTTGAAGAAGATGCTACGAGGTGGAGGTTAAAATATGAAGAAGTTAGAGCTGCCGAGGGATGTGGCGATAACTAA
- the LOC116767854 gene encoding metaxin-1 isoform X3 — protein sequence MASIELDIWKGEWGLASIDLECLKVLTYMKFIGLPVKVRESSNPFFTPKGALPVMKDGRTVLTNFEEVVQYLKSLHYSTDVHLNSNQSAEASAFTQYLRDKLYPAYQFTWWVDEKNYGDITRPAYAKALKLPFNFYYPSKYQKAAKDMVDALYGENTDLKEIEKTIYNEAEKCLKTLSDRLGESEYFFGNRPSSFDAIVFAYLAPLIKTPFPNATLSSHVKGIANLSRFVARISQKNFRSVADEYKKSSTRVSGVQTSGEAQFPNATRNKLLAGLFATLAMTGYALATGMFQDMKDYEHSQEYNDMFENEEDN from the exons atggcTAGCATTGAATTAGATATATGGAAAGGAGAATGGGGACTTGCGTCTATAGATTTAGAATGCCTTAAAGTTCTG ACTTATATGAAGTTTATCGGATTACCAGTTAAAGTTCGGGAATCAAGCAATCCATTTTTCACGCCAAAAGGAGCCTTGCCAGTCATGAAAGATGGTAGAACTGTTCTTACAAATTTTGAAGAAGTAGTCCAATACCTTAAGTCATTG CATTATAGCACAgatgttcatttaaattcaaaccaGTCGGCTGAAGCTAGTGCATTTACTCAATATTTAAGGGATAAGTTGTATCCAGCATATCAGTTTACTTGGTGGGTTGATGAAAAGAATTATGGAGATATAACACGACCCGCATATGCCAAAGCTCTAAAATtaccatttaatttttactaccCATCAAAATATCAAAAGGCAGCTAAAGATATGGTTGATGCATTGTACGGTGAAAACACTGATTTAAAGGAAATTGAAAAAACA ataTACAATGAAGCAGAGAAGTGTCTTAAGACACTCTCAGATAGACTCGGTGAGAGTGAATATTTCTTTGGCAACCGGCCTTCTTCTTTTGATGCTATAGTGTTTGCTTACCTCGCACCCCTCATAAAGACTCCCTTCCCCAATGCAACTTTGTCTAGTCATGTGAAGGGTATAGCAAATTTAAGTAGATTTGTGGCTAGAATCAGCCAGAAAAATTTTAGATCTGTCGCGGATG AGTACAAGAAGTCATCGACTCGTGTGTCCGGCGTTCAGACCTCCGGCGAGGCTCAGTTCCCAAACGCCACTCGTAACAAGTTGTTGGCGGGACTGTTCGCGACGCTGGCTATGACGGGATACGCCCTCGCCACAGGAATGTTCCAG GACATGAAAGATTACGAGCACTCACAAGAATACAACGACATGTTCGAAAACGAAGAAGACAATTGA